GATCCAATCTTCAGTTTCTTCGCATAATCCTAGCGTGATGCACCATCACCCCCATGCACCTCATCTCCATCAATACGCTTCCTCAAAGCCTCATTCTAATATAGTCCCGTCAGGAATTGCCCCTACAAGCGTTCATGAATTGCTGGAATGCCCCGTTTGCACCAATTCGATGTACCCTCCAATCCATCAGGTTTCTGcctctttttgcttttctggTTCAGTTCCTGTGTTTTTGGCTCTCATCTTTTCTTGGTTTATTTCGTCATGTGGGCTTGGGCTGGAACATGAGCTTTTTCCATTGGATACTTTTGGGATGGTATATGCGAGTGATTGTTGATGAATTAGATTTTGGTTCGATTTTGAAGAGAATGAGCGCTAGTCTGTTAATGccttttttttgggtggtgGGGTGGTGGAGGTGTTGGGGATGCACTTGTTGGATGTTTGGATGATGACGAGATTGTTATTGGAGTGCCTTTTTCCCCCCTTTCTGACTCTTGGTTTTAAAATTGAATTGCATAAGGCCATATTAGTAATCAAGCTTTATCAACTAAGTTAATGTAAGAATTAATTGAATTTAGTGAAAACTTGTGGATTGTTTGGTTCCATCAGTGAACCTGTGAAACTTAACATATATACGTTATTAGTTAAAAGAGTATTAGATAGTTAAAAGTGGCACGAGATAGTGCTCCCTTGAAAAGAGGTGATAAGAGTTAAAAGCCATATATTTCCTTGGATAAGTTTGCACAGGGACAAAGAGAGGAAATTTTTGAACAATGTTAAGTTGATCATGCAGAATTGTGTATTAATGTGCAAAAACATACTCTTAACTAGTTATTCATTTGATTTAAGATTTCAGCTAGACAATTGTGTTATTGGGCTCGCAATAGATTTGCCTCCTCCAGTTTGTGCAATGATAGGTGCAGGAATGGGGTTTATGAATTAGTTTTGATTATAATAATTGTGAATCAAATGCCACCTGATTGGTCAATAACCATATAAGGCACATTCGCTTGTATCTGCTTTAATATCGATTAGCTCTGCACTATTTGGTGGCTGGCCTGATGCTATATAGTTTTAGAATCTGTCGACTAAGATAAATTGGTGATTGTTGAGGAACATCTCTGAGATTAGCTGTGACGATGTTTTTCGTATGCAGTCAGAAATGTACTGGTATTTATCTCAGAAAAATATATCTTTACTTCCACAAATAACTGTTGTGGGCTCATTGTCTTTAGAAATGGTGTATTTTGACAGATGCATCTACAGTTTCAGATTGTTGATTCTTTGTGTTAAGCGGGCACATAAAAAAGGCAGGACTACAGTTTTCTGTCTCTGTTTGTCAATGAGTAAGAAGTGTGGTAGTGTGGAAAGTTGGTTTTATTGTGGCATTCTTCTGTAAAATCTAATATAGATATGCAATTTAAACACAATAAGAGCAGCAAACATTCATTATTGTTACATTTAGCTATGTTCTTCTGTAAAAGCTAATATAGATATGCAATTTAAACGCAATAAGAGCAGCAAACATTCATtaccctcccccccccccccaaccccaaccaaacaaaaatgaaaaacataaaggaaatggaaaaaaaagaaaagaaaaatgtgagaGAAAGGCAGTGGCTTGAACATATAACTTTGGGGAAAAGAATCCTACAAGCGATCGCATTGTATTAGATCTATTCTTAAGAAGATTTAACTTTGACTATGATCgcgctaaaaaaaaaaagagaacttTGACTATGATCGCTGCATATTAAGGACCGTTTGAGGAGTACATACAGGCTCCAGCCAGCCATATAAATGATACTGAACTTTTGCCTGGTCTGTCAGTTGGGTGTACATTATACTTTCCCGTGATTTGGAATTTGGAAGCTTACTAAAGATTTACCTCTTTGCAGTGTCACAACGGACATACACTCTGTTCTACCTGTAAAACTAGGGTTCATAACAGATGTCCTACATGCAGACAAGAGCTTGGTGATATTCGGTGCTTAGCTTTAGAGAAGGTAGCTGAATCGCTTGAGCTGCCCTGCAAATATTACTCCTTGGGATGCCCAGAAATATTCCCATATTACAGCAAACTTAAACATGAGGCACTTTGTAACTTCAGACCCTACAATTGTCCATATGCTGGATCTGAGTGCTCAGTTACTGGGGATATTCCTTATCTCGTTGCCCATTTGAGAGATGACCACAAAGTGGACATGCACACAGGATGCACATTCAACCATCGTTATGTAAAGTCTAATCCTCGTGAAGTAGAGAATGCCACTTGGATGCTGACTGTAAgtattcatttcctttttcctgTGGAAGTTCCATGAAATTCAAGAGAATAACATGCTCTGCCATATTTTTTCCCCTTAAAAATTAGAACTTCTTAAAATGGGAGTTTTATAAGAGGATAATTGGCCAATTGGCCTTTGATATATTAATGAAGTTAATATAACTTCTTAAAGGGAAGATACTTTTTCATCACAACAGTTTGGGTGGATTTGTTGAAGCGGATATGCTAATTTAGTATAACTGACGGTATAAATATTTTTGGAAAATCCTATATTAAGCAACATACGACTTAAGCGACAGAAACAAACTAATGGATGACCCACCTCCTTGATTTTAGGAATTCTCATCTTTGTGTCTATCACTTAGGAATGTCGTGATTTACCATTGTTTTTTGTAGGTGGACTCAATTTTTTCAAGTGTCTGAAAAGATGATTTAGAATTCCTATATCAGGTTTCAGCTTCTATGATTCTGCTGCAACTTTTAGTTAGGGTAGCGATAAGGAAAGTCAACTATTTTGTTCCTACTGCTCTCCTGGAAAATATTGGATAAAGTGGGGTCTTCTGCTTGTGTTGTCAGGTCTTCCACTGTTTTGGTCAGTATTTCTGCCTTCATTTTGAAGCCTTCCAGCTTGGAATGGCCCCTGTATATATGGCTTTTCTCCGATTTATGGGTGATGAGAATGAAGCCCGCAATTACAGCTACAGCCTAGAAGTTGGCGCTAATGGCAGAAAGCTCATTTGGGAGGGTACGCCGCGGAGCATCCGAGATAGTCACCGCAAGGTCAGGGACAGTCATGATGGTCTTATTATCCAAAGGAACATGGCACTTTTCTTTTCTGGCGGGGACAGGAAGGAGCTGAAGCTTAGAGTTACAGGAAGAATATGGAAAGAACAACAAAACCCAGACGCTGGGGTGTGCATACCAAATCTCTGTAGCTGAATCTTCATTTTATTTCCCCCTATGGAgtggtttttatttatttatttttttttccttgtgcatgtgtgtatgtgtgtaaGAAGCACTCCCTGCATGTGTTGTATTTAGTTAACAATTACTAAAAGTTGACGAGTCCTACATCTTCACAACTATTATATACACCTGAGGTTTGACTTCTATCAATTGTTAATAAGAGCCTTTTTTACCCTTGACTACTGATCTCTGTTCTTCCTTGAATTTTCTTCTACCATGAACAGGTTGGAACTGGATAGATAGATATTTTCTTCGTCCTTTTGTTGATAAGTGGATTCATATATGTCAGCGGACTACATGGACGTATCTAAGGTTTTGTCACTTCTAGTCCCCATTAAAAATCTGTGGAGATAACATTTATCACATTTAAGATCTGACTTTTGATGCCGCTTTCTCTAGTCAATTCTTCACATGCTTCCTCCTGGAGAATGATACTGAGCTATTCTTTATCTAGTTAATTCTTTCCCATTTCTACCTGAATAATGATACTGAGCTACTTTCTTGGCCTTTCGCTGCTTCAAATCGCACGTTCTGTAAATAGCGAACAGTTTTTTTGAATAAGCGCGGACTGAGGGGGAAAACGAATAATAGAAGAAAACCAGTTGGAGGGAAATTAGCAGATGTATGGCTTTTCTCTGTCTGAAGTGTTATGAATTTGTGAGGTCGTTAACCACCTTCAATATTTGGTTTCTCAAATTTCTGGAGGAATTGTAGCGTTCTCTTCAAGCCCCTAAAACCCCTTTTTCCTGATTATTACTTGACTATGTAGATTGGCAAGGGTACACCAGTGGATTTCTGTCGAAGTCTGAGATTTGCACGGGTTGGCAGTTTTATTTTATGTGCTTCACTGCATGAGTTTTGTGGAGATCGTCTTTTCTCCAAAGCAAAATATGCAAATAAAACAAACAGCTTCTTTTTCAAAGCCGGCCATTTGATCATACAAGTGAAAAAGGGTATTAAGGGTTGTCCATGTACTAAGCTGCAGAAGCAATACCCATTCAAAACAGTTGTTAAAAGGACTACTACTTACTTTAACATCGCCAAGTTTAGAACAAGTTTCCGGTAGACAAACAGAAATCGACTACAGGAAATGTCAATCATCATGTCAATGTCAAAGATAAGAAACAAATGAATGCTACTAGTAATGAAATTTCGGTTTTTCACCCAAGCAGCTCACATTCCACATGAATATTTTGTAACTGCAAGCAGATCCACCGTGTTATCTAGACAAAATGTAACACGTCCATTCCTCTTGCTACTAATTACAGATAAATTGATTGAAGGAGAAAATAACACTAGTATGTTAATGGTCTGGAGGTAGTATATTAAGGAAAGCCCCAACAatagaaaatattttcctaattaaGACATTTAATTCAACATTCAAGCTGCTGCCTGCTCTGCAGCAACACTTTTAGTTTCTGCAGCCTCCAAGTTGGCACCTTCCCGTGATTCCTTTTCCACAGTACCATCGACAGAACTCAACTCTGGAGGAGTTTCTCCAACATTCTGATCTTGCATTGCTTTCAGCTGCCCACTAACACTATCTGGAGCAATCTCAATGCCAGTGGCTGACTCCTCTTTAGCCTGCTTGTTTCCGAACAATTTAGATGGTATTAGAGAAGAAACAGCTGCCCTTGCACTGGCCTTAGCTTTTGCAGCAGCTTCAGCCTCTCTAGCTGCTGCTTCAGCCTTCTCCCTTTCCACATCATCCTTAAGCTTAGTCAACTCCGTTTCTCTCCCTTCCTTTCCCAATGCCTCTCTCACAAACTCTTCCAACTCCGAGCTAAAATCAGTAGGGTCTTCCTTCAACATTTTACCGATTATTTCAAGCACCTCATCGTGCTTGCCAACCTCAAACAAGGCGTTCATGATGAATTTATAACTATCGTCATTCATCCTCAGCTTGCTGACCATCATCTCAAAGAATGACTTTGCATCATCAATCTTCCCAACTTTAACCAACCCATCCACCAACTTGTTATAAACCCCCAAGTTAGGCCTCAATTTCGACTCAACCATCGTCCTGTAGTACGCTGCAGCATCATCTGGCCTATTTTCTTCAAAACAAGTATCCATCAATGTAACAAATGTATACTCATCAGGGTTCACTCCCTTCTCCTTCATACCATTATACAACTCCTCCGCCTCAGCCAACATATTATTCTTACACAACTGGTCAATCAGATTGTTATAGGATAAAGTATCAGGCCAGCACCTCTTCTCACCCATACTATTGAAAACATCAACAGCCTCCTTAAACTTCCCATCTGCACAGTACCCATCCACAATTACGTTAAAGCTCCCCAAATTGACAGTCAACCTTTTGGGAGGATCATGCTCATTCAACATCCTATCAAACAACTTCAAAGCCTCATCAAACTTCCCATTCTTGCTCAAAGCATCCAAAACCGAATTAAAAGCCACCGCACTCATCTTAACATTGGAATCTTTGCCTACTGCCTTCTCATAACACTCCATAGCCTCGTTCTCCTTCCCCCTTAAAAAGTACCCCTTCATCAAGCTCCCATATATCACCCCATCAGAAACCGAACCTCCCAATTTCTccttcaattcttcatacaCATTAAAAACCCCATCAGCATTGGAATCCCTGGCATGGCCAGACATCAAATAGCCGTATACGATGGGGTCCGGGTCCAATCCCTTGGATAGCATCTCATCTTTCAACTCCATAGCCCTTTCGAGCTTGTTGTTGTCGACAAGGCCTTTGACTAGGATTCTGTAGGTGGTAGGGGAGGGGTTAAAGGGGGCGTCATTGATTAGCTGCTTGTAGTGCTCCATGGCCGTGTCGGTCTTGCGGCAGTCCATGTAGACGGAGAAGAGGAGATTGTAGGTAACAATATTGGCTGCCACTCCGGCCTGGGTGATGAAGCGGTGGAGGGAGAGGAGATCAGCGTACCGGGCCTGGCGAAGCTGAGCGGCCATGACAGCATTGCAGGTGTATATGGTGGGTTTACAGTTGGAGTAGATGGAGTGGCGGGTGTAGAGCGCCGCTTCTTCGAGATCATTCTCGCGGATGAGCTTTAAAATGCGATTGTGGAGATTGAGACGGTTGCCGGAGAGTGCGGAGACGGGTTCGGGAAGTTTGGGGGCGTTAGGGTTTTGGTTGGCCGCAGGGGAGGAAGGGCGAGGGGGTTGTGGCGCTGGTGGTTGGTGGCGGAGGGAGGAGAGAGGGGGTTCAATTCGGAGGCGACGCTTGCGTTTGCGGCGGTCGGCGGCTGCTTCCTCCGGCGTAGCGAAGGAGAGGAAACGGAGGGAGAGAAATGAAGGTGGAGGCTTTGGGTAGTTATAATGGTAGTGGAGAGCAGCTCTGGAGGCTAGGGATTTAAGTTGGAGGAGAAATGAGGGCTTCGAGAGAGCCATAATTCTTTTCctgtttttatcttttcaaatttttggtCGGGGACGGGGAGAATTGGGTGGGGTGGTAGGGTTTCAACGGGGTTTTAGCAGAGAAGGATTTTAATAGCGGTATCGTATCATTTCAGTCggagaaggaaggaaggaaggaagaagcTAAGCTAAGCCCTCTGAAATGAAACGATGAGtaaggtttttgacaatttctggAGGCCTTGGGGCTCGAGTGTTGTGGGCCAAGCGGTCTATTACCAATTTGATGGGCTTTTAGCTGAGTTATTGGATATATATCCTTCGCTTACGGCCTCCATCAAAACATTCATTTAAACGCGTGCCATAACAAATAAGTGTTGCTTTATTTTGAAAGGGGGGTCTAAAATTGTTGAATAATCTCTTGCCTGTAGTTTGGTGATTCTA
This portion of the Coffea arabica cultivar ET-39 chromosome 2e, Coffea Arabica ET-39 HiFi, whole genome shotgun sequence genome encodes:
- the LOC113729933 gene encoding E3 ubiquitin-protein ligase SINAT5-like, with amino-acid sequence MEIDNIECVSSSDGVEDEEIQSSVSSHNPSVMHHHPHAPHLHQYASSKPHSNIVPSGIAPTSVHELLECPVCTNSMYPPIHQCHNGHTLCSTCKTRVHNRCPTCRQELGDIRCLALEKVAESLELPCKYYSLGCPEIFPYYSKLKHEALCNFRPYNCPYAGSECSVTGDIPYLVAHLRDDHKVDMHTGCTFNHRYVKSNPREVENATWMLTVFHCFGQYFCLHFEAFQLGMAPVYMAFLRFMGDENEARNYSYSLEVGANGRKLIWEGTPRSIRDSHRKVRDSHDGLIIQRNMALFFSGGDRKELKLRVTGRIWKEQQNPDAGVCIPNLCS
- the LOC113729934 gene encoding pentatricopeptide repeat-containing protein At3g49240, mitochondrial-like, with amino-acid sequence MALSKPSFLLQLKSLASRAALHYHYNYPKPPPSFLSLRFLSFATPEEAAADRRKRKRRLRIEPPLSSLRHQPPAPQPPRPSSPAANQNPNAPKLPEPVSALSGNRLNLHNRILKLIRENDLEEAALYTRHSIYSNCKPTIYTCNAVMAAQLRQARYADLLSLHRFITQAGVAANIVTYNLLFSVYMDCRKTDTAMEHYKQLINDAPFNPSPTTYRILVKGLVDNNKLERAMELKDEMLSKGLDPDPIVYGYLMSGHARDSNADGVFNVYEELKEKLGGSVSDGVIYGSLMKGYFLRGKENEAMECYEKAVGKDSNVKMSAVAFNSVLDALSKNGKFDEALKLFDRMLNEHDPPKRLTVNLGSFNVIVDGYCADGKFKEAVDVFNSMGEKRCWPDTLSYNNLIDQLCKNNMLAEAEELYNGMKEKGVNPDEYTFVTLMDTCFEENRPDDAAAYYRTMVESKLRPNLGVYNKLVDGLVKVGKIDDAKSFFEMMVSKLRMNDDSYKFIMNALFEVGKHDEVLEIIGKMLKEDPTDFSSELEEFVREALGKEGRETELTKLKDDVEREKAEAAAREAEAAAKAKASARAAVSSLIPSKLFGNKQAKEESATGIEIAPDSVSGQLKAMQDQNVGETPPELSSVDGTVEKESREGANLEAAETKSVAAEQAAA